The Synergistaceae bacterium genomic sequence TATGATGTTGTTCTCTGCGTCTATAACGACCTGATACCCGAAATGCTCCGTATCGTTTTTTATAGGGCGGATCTTCTTCCAAAGCCAGTCCTTGTACCCAAGCGCAGTGTCATAATCAGGGAATACACAGAGAACGTGTATATCCTCCGCACTTTGGGTCTCAATACATGGAAAAACTACCGGATTACCGGCTGCCGCAACTGCAATGGCGGGATAGTTTTCACATGTGTTATGGTCGGCAATCCCGATAATATCAATGCCAGCCTCCCTGGCTTTTGCCGTGATGTCCGGCGCCCCCATTTCAAGTTCGCCGCATGGAGAGAGGACAGTATGTATGTGAAGGTCGACCCAGAAAGGTTGCAGCAATGTTTCAGCTACTCCCCGAACCCCAGTGAGGCTAATTTTATACAGGTCCCATAGATGGTGTCTTTAACAGAAGCGACGCAAATATTCTCTTTCAGACAGCGTTCAACAAGATCATGCGGCGGTTTACGCCCCGAGGCGATTATGATCATTGGCAGATCCTTCAGCACGGCGACCGCAGCAACATTAAGGTGTGCCTGTATAGTTATCCATACTGCCCCTTCGGGAGCTGTCCCCATGACAAAGCTCAGCAGATCTCCCACCGTTGCCTTTGATATTTCCCTGTTGATATTTCCGGGAGCCTCTACTTCAGCGTTAAGTGTTTTACAAAGTTCTCCTATCGTCAATTCTGTCCACCCTTTCTTTTAAGCGCATGAGGCTGTGCCTCTGAAAGTTTGGTAATTTCGTTTGCAAGTGCCGCTATCCTGTCCCTGAGTTTGAATATACAGTCTGTTACCGATCCATGTCCTCGGACTATCTCTTCGGCCATAGCCTGGCACGAGGGCCGTCCGCAGGAACTGCAGTCAATATGAGGAAGGCCGCTGTATATCTCCTTCATCTGCTGCAGTTTGGCCATTGCGTCGGCTATGTTGTCAGAAAGCGGCGGACGCGGCCGGGGGGCAAATTCTTTGGTGATAGACCAGAAGTCCATAGAGTAGAGTTCTTCGGTCCGGGCAAGCTCTTTGGGTGTTATAGTCCAGTCCGTCTCGATATTTCCCATACGCAGATTTGCGAGAAAGCGGGAGTCTGCCGTGCCTACGCCTCCTACGCAACCGGTGTCGCAGACGCGGCACTCGATGAAGTCTACGCCGCGTAGACGTCCAAGTTCAAGTTCCTGGAGCACGTCAAGCGTGTTGCGCATGCCGGAGACGGCGAGGACCGTAAGTTTCCTGTCTGAAAAAGCCTGTACATGTCGAGCTTCTCCGCCGCGGCGTGCCCATGATATCCAGCGGTTGTTTCTCCTTTTTGCTTCGCCGCCCTGGCCGGAAGAGACTTTGTCAGCAGCCATGATACTGCGTGCCACGCGCCGTACAGTGACTCCGTAGTCAATGTGGGATCTCTCCCTCCCCTGCGGTTCATGAACCATCGTTATCTTTGCTGGACATGGAGCGAGCAGGGTAAGTGGGACCGTACTGTTGGTGCGCATCCTCCAGAGATCCGCCGCCAGTTCAAGCGGAGTATCAATAGGTATGACCCTTGAAAGGAGTTCCGGAAAACGGGATTGTATCATACGGAGAACGGCCGGACAGTAGACGGATATCAATGGAAGCAATGCTTTCGTGTGGCGGTTTATCAACTGGGCTGTCGCGTAGGCAGAAAGGTCAAACGCGTCCTCTTCTTCATCAAGCAGGACATTAAGGTCAAGCGATTCCAGGGCATCCTCGAGCATCTCAGGAGTGCTGTAGTGGCTGAACTGTGAGAAGAAGGACGGATCCGCTATTATTGTCGTCCTTGATGATTCCTTTATCCTGTTCCAGTCATCCTCATCTATTCCTAGCGCCTTTCGGCTGCATGAGCGCAGACATTCGCCGCAGTCGATGCAGAGCTCGGCTATT encodes the following:
- a CDS encoding serine kinase, giving the protein MTIGELCKTLNAEVEAPGNINREISKATVGDLLSFVMGTAPEGAVWITIQAHLNVAAVAVLKDLPMIIIASGRKPPHDLVERCLKENICVASVKDTIYGTCIKLASLGFGE
- a CDS encoding 4Fe-4S dicluster domain-containing protein — encoded protein: MRHSIKISKETCQGCVNCIRVCPTEAIRVVDGEISIIAELCIDCGECLRSCSRKALGIDEDDWNRIKESSRTTIIADPSFFSQFSHYSTPEMLEDALESLDLNVLLDEEEDAFDLSAYATAQLINRHTKALLPLISVYCPAVLRMIQSRFPELLSRVIPIDTPLELAADLWRMRTNSTVPLTLLAPCPAKITMVHEPQGRERSHIDYGVTVRRVARSIMAADKVSSGQGGEAKRRNNRWISWARRGGEARHVQAFSDRKLTVLAVSGMRNTLDVLQELELGRLRGVDFIECRVCDTGCVGGVGTADSRFLANLRMGNIETDWTITPKELARTEELYSMDFWSITKEFAPRPRPPLSDNIADAMAKLQQMKEIYSGLPHIDCSSCGRPSCQAMAEEIVRGHGSVTDCIFKLRDRIAALANEITKLSEAQPHALKRKGGQN